One Oligoflexus sp. genomic window carries:
- a CDS encoding BPSS1187 family protein, which produces MMRRLPQALALFLLIFSNACKKSETSSPQSSSALARLLVSSTDPDIQFHADAEHLYYDCAPSCSDDQILLVFFPGSDGSPDNFQKLIQSIGNTGVRAIALAYQNNGALSSICGTDDACYTNARRDRVLGAAGSTYVQSAADGIQNRLLKALKALGWNQFHDGDTLLYSKMIFSGFSQGAGMAAWAAKKVQLQRVCLFAGPWDHLTGTTPASWIQEASATPSDRYYGFTHYDDSLPGGVQYLNLNWQQLGMGTGTDIPLYSNPSGQKLTSKDSDARCVADPHGCSVSDAATPLESDGTPRYQTAWRYLCGR; this is translated from the coding sequence ATGATGCGGCGTCTTCCCCAGGCCCTGGCCCTCTTCCTTCTCATCTTCAGTAACGCGTGCAAAAAATCCGAGACATCCTCTCCACAGAGTTCCTCTGCACTCGCGCGCCTTCTGGTATCGAGCACAGATCCCGACATCCAATTTCATGCGGACGCCGAGCATCTTTATTACGACTGCGCTCCATCCTGCAGCGATGATCAGATTCTTCTGGTCTTTTTTCCCGGGTCGGATGGCTCACCGGATAATTTTCAAAAGTTGATTCAATCCATCGGCAACACTGGGGTAAGGGCCATAGCCCTGGCCTATCAAAATAATGGAGCGCTGAGCAGCATCTGCGGCACAGACGACGCCTGCTATACTAACGCCCGGCGCGATCGCGTGCTGGGTGCCGCAGGCTCCACCTATGTGCAGAGCGCAGCGGACGGCATTCAAAATCGTCTCCTGAAAGCCCTCAAAGCACTCGGCTGGAATCAATTTCATGACGGTGACACCTTGCTTTACAGCAAAATGATTTTCAGTGGCTTCTCACAAGGCGCGGGCATGGCCGCCTGGGCTGCAAAGAAAGTGCAGCTGCAGCGGGTGTGCCTCTTCGCGGGCCCCTGGGATCACCTGACCGGCACAACACCTGCCAGCTGGATTCAGGAGGCCAGCGCCACGCCTTCTGATCGTTACTATGGTTTTACCCACTATGACGATTCTTTGCCCGGTGGCGTGCAGTATTTGAATTTGAACTGGCAGCAGCTCGGCATGGGAACGGGGACCGATATCCCCCTCTATTCGAATCCCAGCGGCCAGAAACTGACATCAAAAGACAGTGACGCCCGCTGCGTGGCGGATCCCCATGGCTGCTCTGTGTCCGATGCCGCCACACCTTTGGAAAGCGATGGAACGCCGCGCTACCAAACAGCCTGGCGCTACCTCTGTGGACGATAG
- a CDS encoding M48 family metalloprotease, which yields MKHIWGGTLRPPHALNCLEMESFDPFFQKYVHRHIDRIALHNAYVFRDELDATRFCVMPIEAPDIDAGASADGTLIFNSGLIQVADTDAQFAAAVAHELAHITLNHGRIDFAEFVRLRPEYQAEADGIERVAHELAEAQKTLDQSLAAWSDDALQASLKETLNLAAIAFRQEFNRDVKGFDACRSLQAMQTGDVKQEKYRNAWLQLRAQLNPDALEKLKQVEGEHCRYHGAVIRHDYRKRSLLSNWIETEADEAGYEFFLRAGYQKDEYAKFFRNIDRFYGGVETRAEDCLRGEGNHPKDCWRALHAVQEWERHQDSIRELPDQGTHVMVFDQDLAQLMKVYRPQR from the coding sequence TTGAAGCATATTTGGGGCGGAACGTTGCGCCCTCCCCATGCGCTTAACTGCCTGGAAATGGAGAGTTTTGATCCTTTTTTTCAAAAATATGTGCATCGGCATATCGATCGAATCGCGCTGCATAACGCTTATGTCTTCCGCGATGAACTTGACGCGACAAGATTCTGTGTCATGCCGATCGAAGCGCCTGATATAGATGCGGGTGCGTCAGCGGATGGTACCTTGATTTTCAATAGCGGCCTGATTCAGGTGGCTGATACGGATGCCCAGTTTGCTGCGGCCGTGGCCCATGAGCTGGCTCATATCACTCTTAATCACGGACGCATAGATTTCGCGGAATTCGTGCGCCTGCGTCCGGAGTATCAAGCGGAGGCGGATGGGATTGAGAGGGTAGCGCACGAGTTGGCCGAGGCGCAGAAGACGCTCGATCAATCGCTGGCTGCATGGTCTGATGACGCTCTACAGGCTTCTTTGAAAGAAACCCTGAACCTTGCAGCGATTGCGTTCCGCCAGGAGTTTAATCGAGACGTGAAGGGATTTGATGCCTGCCGCAGTCTGCAGGCCATGCAGACCGGAGATGTCAAACAGGAGAAATACCGCAACGCATGGCTTCAGTTGCGGGCTCAGCTCAATCCCGATGCTTTGGAAAAGTTGAAGCAGGTGGAAGGGGAACACTGCCGTTATCATGGAGCCGTCATTCGGCACGATTACCGGAAGCGGAGCCTTCTTTCCAATTGGATCGAGACGGAGGCCGATGAAGCCGGTTACGAATTTTTCCTGAGAGCCGGTTATCAGAAAGACGAGTATGCGAAGTTCTTTCGCAATATTGATCGTTTTTATGGAGGCGTCGAAACCAGGGCCGAGGATTGCCTTCGCGGGGAAGGGAATCATCCCAAGGACTGCTGGCGCGCTCTGCATGCTGTTCAGGAATGGGAGCGGCATCAGGATTCCATTCGTGAGCTGCCCGATCAGGGCACTCACGTCATGGTCTTCGATCAGGATCTGGCCCAGCTGATGAAGGTCTATCGTCCACAGAGGTAG